A single region of the Podospora pseudopauciseta strain CBS 411.78 chromosome 1, whole genome shotgun sequence genome encodes:
- a CDS encoding hypothetical protein (EggNog:ENOG503P3XH): MAQQLPQRLSTSEAHSVSLPHSYTANLPFTLHVTTETDASNATVAYQAPFTSSPYGAGIPSSAAPQPQLPANFMMGGPMNQYQLNAGLQQQQQQQQQPMMQRMHPNRPNAGGMPTSTPQRPFNPSQNTPATSMASQPTQYGTPQQTQSNSRSQTPTNPPQGQQGQPPSQQSSQPSQPLPPQQQQQQVQTQVQPQAQVQSQTPQPPSHQLQQPQQPPTPQQQQQQQQQPSQAQQQQQPPQGQPQQQQSGSAAMTPQTPTFPANGQGQQVNGTSRLSTPQSPGGDPQDKERVKILFDINTELLYESMQLSNAQLELKKEAQSAPEAGVDYAEQERLVKEDYNHCMKRLQVNFQYQSSIQRNPATAVFPAPFLTAPPLSTTLKLKLPPASPDDVLERPLDPSADRLQRIEGLKQLYAKLQALFPGVDPKREQPGSQASPAMRPGFNPAAPGVIPNGQLNVYARAQAQAQAQTQAQGPGQATGFGSNHSSPAPGPTAYRTPQMANSPGPLLQTQPAGQ; the protein is encoded by the exons ATGGCTCAGCAGTTGCCGCAACGCCTCTCGACATCCGAAGCCCATTCCGTGTCACTCCCACACTCATACACTGCCAACCTACCATTCACTCTTCATGTCACCACGGAGACTGACGCCAGTAACGCGACAGTGGCTTACCAGGCCCCCTTTACGTCCTCGCCGTACGGGGCTGGAATACCTTCTTCAGCAGCCCCTCAGCCGCAGCTTCCAGCCAACTTTATGATGGGCGGGCCGATGAACCAATATCAGCTGAATGCTGGtcttcagcaacagcaacagcaacaacagcaacctaTGATGCAGCGTATGCATCCAAACCGCCCGAATGCAGGCGGGATGCCCACCTCAACTCCTCAGCGTCCTTTCAACCCGTCGCAAAACACACCGGCTACTTCAATGGCTTCCCAGCCAACTCAATATGGTACTCCTCAGCAGACACAGAGCAACTCACGGAGTCAGACGCCCACGAATCCACCACAGGGACAGCAGGGACAACCGCCATCTCAACAATCGAGTCAGCCATCCCagcctctcccaccacagcaacaacaacaacaagtcCAAACCCAAGTCCAGCCTCAGGCTCAAGTTCAATCTCAAACTCCACAGCCACCATCCCATCAGTTACAACAGCCCCAGCAGCCGCcaacaccacagcaacaacagcagcagcaacagcagccgtcccaagcacagcagcagcagcagccacccCAAGGTcaaccgcagcagcagcagtctgGCTCAGCAGCCATGACGCCTCAAACGCCAACCTTTCCCGCTAATGGACAGGGTCAACAAGTAAATGGTACTTCGAGGTTGTCAACGCCTCAAAGTCCCGGTGGAGACCCGCAGGACAAAGAGCGGGTCAAGATTCTTTTCGACATCAATACGGAACTGCTCTACGAATCCATGCAGCTGTCCAACGCCCAGCTCGAATTGAAGAAGGAAGCACAATCGGCTCCGGAAGCTGGAGTAGATTATGCTGAGCAGGAACGGCTGGTGAAGGAAGACTACAACCA CTGCATGAAGAGGCTTCAAGTAAACTTCCAATATCAATCATCCATCCAAAGAAACCCAGCTACTGCCGTTTTCCCGGCTCCTTTCTTGACAGCCCCACCACTTAGTACGACCCTGAAGCTTAAATTACCCCCGGCTTCTCCAGACGATGTACTAGAACGACCGCTGGATCCAAGCGCCGATCGTCTTCAGAGAATTGAGGGACTCAAGCAACTCTATGCTAAGCTTCAGGCACTCTTTCCTGGTGTCGACCCTAAAAGAGAGCAACCAGGTTCTCAAGCGTCACCAGCTATGAGGCCGGGTTTCAATCCTGCTGCTCCTGGCGTGATCCCCAACGGGCAACTTAATGTGTATGCTCGAGCGCAAGCACAGGCTCAAGCCCAAACACAAGCTCAAGGCCCAGGCCAAGCTACAGGATTTGGCTCGAACCACAGCAGCCCTGCTCCTGGTCCGACGGCTTACAGGACACCGCAGATGGCCAACAGCCCAGGCCCTCTTTTGCAAACCCAGCCTGCTGGCCAGTGA